A genome region from Primulina eburnea isolate SZY01 chromosome 9, ASM2296580v1, whole genome shotgun sequence includes the following:
- the LOC140840578 gene encoding dof zinc finger protein DOF5.7-like — protein sequence MMSHDDILTGKDESQRSTIRRSAAAKLQEASAAAALKCPRCDSTNTKFCYYNNYNLTQPRHFCKTCRRYWTKGGALRNVPIGGGCRKNKKMKPFQRVPGDPKEENGSSDIGGFRFFQGISPAMDFQLGGLNFPRLQLSNTTNLFNQFPSCGNLTNICCRTSSGPHLILDPSPSSSPHLGLITSTTQGFQEMGSLNLRNNLTSSIESLSSINQDLHMKLQQQRLSTMYVGNNQKENSANIPSESDNIIQKPQPILFQNLEKQEYSNTIGIARKEGVDENLSTEWFFENSYATVTPSAPATSRSYANHESTSNWSGSQAWSSDLSHYNSLP from the coding sequence ATGATGTCGCATGATGATATCCTCACCGGGAAAGATGAGAGCCAGAGATCCACCATCCGGAGAAGTGCTGCCGCCAAGCTTCAAGAGGCGTCCGCCGCCGCCGCCCTCAAATGCCCGAGGTGCGATTCCACAAACACCAAATTTTGCTACTACAATAACTACAACCTTACACAGCCAAGGCACTTCTGCAAGACATGTAGAAGGTACTGGACTAAAGGTGGTGCTCTGCGCAATGTGCCGATCGGCGGAGGCTGCAGgaagaacaagaaaatgaagCCGTTTCAAAGGGTTCCCGGGGATCCAAAGGAGGAAAATGGATCATCTGACATCGGAGGGTTCCGATTCTTTCAGGGTATTTCACCAGCCATGGATTTTCAGCTAGGAGGGCTGAATTTCCCGAGGCTCCAGCTTTCAAATACGACCAATCTATTCAACCAGTTTCCATCTTGCGGAAATTTAACAAACATTTGTTGCAGAACTTCTTCAGGCCCTCATCTTATCCTTGATCCTTCACCAAGTTCTTCTCCTCATTTGggattgatcacgagtactacTCAAGGGTTTCAAGAAATGGGATCTTTGAATCTCCGCAACAATCTTACATCTTCAATTGAGTCTCTGAGTTCTATAAACCAAGACCTCCACATGAAGTTGCAGCAACAAAGATTATCCACGATGTACGTTGGAAATAATCAGAAAGAAAAcagtgcaaatatcccatcagAATCAGATAACATTATTCAAAAACCCCAGCCCATTTTGTTTCAAAATCTAGAAAAGCAAGAATACTCAAATACAATTGGGATTGCAAGGAAAGAGGGTGTAGATGAAAATTTATCTACTGAATGGTTTTTTGAGAATTCTTATGCAACAGTGACTCCTAGTGCTCCAGCAACAAGTAGAAGCTACGCAAATCATGAGAGTACTAGCAATTGGAGTGGGAGTCAAGCATGGAGTTCTGACTTGAGTCATTACAATTCACTGCCGTAA
- the LOC140841767 gene encoding AP2-like ethylene-responsive transcription factor AIL7: MAPESNWLSFSLQSSMDQMLQSSSTDHSQNYYGFADNFYAVNGWPNQRSQTMYSEAENHYFSSFMDSSTQAPPKLEDFFGGDSTETQDSTLTHIYDNHQTGAAAYFSHGDRQDLKAISEFEAFSANSGSEVDESSFGLGNGDNNSNNKAIVSVKSESCKKIADTFGQRTSIYRGVTRHRWTGRYEAHLWDNSCRREGQARKGRQVYLGGYDKEDKAARAYDLSALKYWGHNATTNFPISSYAKELEEMKHSTKQEFIASIRRKSSGFSRGASIYRGVTRHHQQGRWQARIGRVAGNKDLYLGTFATEEEAAEAYDIAAIKFRGVNAVTNFEMSRYNVEAINRSSLPIGGTAKRLKSSLEVPQERMPYSNILQPPCKSSGSIDFATFPQVSHIPCGVPLDLPVPFYHHSLFHHLHASNPLVPDASGSSMGPELFIWPNQSN; this comes from the exons ATGGCACCAGAAAGTAATTGGCTATCATTCTCACTACAGTCTTCCATGGATCAAATGCTGCAGTCTTCTTCTACTGATCATTCTCAAAACTACTACGGCTTTGCTGATAATTTCTACGCAGTCAATG gGTGGCCAAACCAAAGATCTCAGACCATGTACTCCGAAGCAGAAAACCACTACTTTAGCAGCTTCATGGATTCATCAACACAAGCGCCGCCAAAGCTCGAGGACTTCTTCGGCGGCGACTCGACAGAGACTCAAGATTCAACCTTGACTCACATCTACGACAACCATCAAACCGGCGCCGCCGCCTATTTTAGCCATGGGGACCGACAAGATCTCAAGGCCATTTCTGAGTTCGAAGCATTTTCTGCAAACTCGGGTTCGGAAGTTGACGAGTCTTCGTTTGGACTTGGTAATGGAGATAACAATAGCAACAACAAAGCCATCGTTTCTGTTAAATCTGAAAGCTGCAAGAAAATTGCTGATACTTTTGGGCAAAGAACTTCGATTTATCGAGGCGTTACCCG ACACAGATGGACGGGAAGATATGAAGCCCATCTATGGGACAACAGCTGTAGAAGAGAAGGCCAAGCTAGAAAAGGGCGTCAAG TGTACCTGG GCGGCTACGACAAGGAAGACAAGGCCGCAAGGGCGTACGATTTATCTGCTCTAAAATATTGGGGTCATAATGCCACCACCAACTTCCCG ATATCCAGTTATGCTAAAGAATTGGAGGAGATGAAGCACTCGACTAAACAAGAGTTTATCGCCTCGATCCGAAG GAAGAGTAGTGGTTTCTCAAGAGGAGCATCAATCTACAGGGGTGTTACCAG GCATCATCAACAAGGTCGCTGGCAGGCAAGGATTGGTCGAGTTGCTGGGAATAAAGATCTGTATCTCGGAACATTTG CAACTGAGGAGGAAGCAGCAGAAGCATATGACATAGCTGCAATAAAGTTTCGGGGAGTAAACGCAGTGACCAATTTCGAGATGAGTCGTTACAATGTTGAAGCAATCAATAGAAGCTCCCTACCCATTGGAGGAACAGCGAAACGGTTAAAATCATCTCTTGAAGTACCCCAAGAAAGGATGCCTTATAGCAACATCCTTCAACCTCCATGCAAAAGCAGCGGCAGCATTGATTTTGCCACATTTCCACAAGTTTCCCACATCCCATGTGGCGTGCCGTTAGACCTTCCGGTCCCGTTTTATCATCACAGCCTCTTCCACCACCTCCATGCTAGCAATCCCCTCGTTCCCGATGCTTCAGGATCTTCTATGGGGCCAGAGTTGTTCATTTGGCCTAATCAATCCAATTAA
- the LOC140841766 gene encoding protein ecdysoneless homolog, giving the protein MAEEASSSSSIFSLKATRPPDDTVFYSIYPDSSSATSAAELGSLHRRILDQLHPLIAPYIWQHQPFTLSLSSFPSIPHLSGHLRFGDNLEDEWFVVYLLFHISRTFPNLSIRVWDSDGEFLLIESAFHLPKWLNPDTSLNRVFIRRGLLHIIPKSILPGTPDLEDSLRVLVSRDDDPRLMAPDAVQFHLSKRIGQYPEHAYRNVHRVRIAVPVSVAWVLRKEPSLVSFAVEGFYDRDIDGMKFAVKMEKFLPTGKEEEMVEVVVRMPRAMYAQLVQQRFQAPRCYPMPDRSNVGKYVEAELGMKIACGFEMMYQLRKKQTDEGKGSTWEVYRESLERSGLFEGLLQGSKEYKRLLENAEENYKNSFLPGRASEVLNAPVRCIDDILALPYSVDDFKGLELPQSDDDSWLYGGEDELNAALQERQKEVEFYDLKRKKKHNLKEQKDGNLDKSFDDYDLGDITKSMDAFVKKISSYEGAEVPEDRNLEDLDFDADQFMKHIESAMGVHGSKDDGSDVDLEEESMSDMDFDDYEDKSDHSEDIEDGGEAFMDSYSDALNQELKATTLNKTFVHAKEQSSRKKDEGTSGVSDEMEFTPVDVDFNLVKNLLESVSSQEGLPGPASNLLGLMGVKLPDEAGKDK; this is encoded by the exons ATGGCAGAAGAAGCTTCGTCCTCTTCCTCAATCTTCTCTCTCAAAGCCACTCGGCCCCCTGACGACACCGTTTTCTACTCCATCTACCCGGACTCCTCCTCGGCCACCTCTGCCGCCGAACTTGGGTCTCTCCACCGCCGAATTCTCGACCAACTTCACCCGCTAATAGCCCCTTACATATGGCAACATCAACCCTTTACTCTCTCCTTATCCAGTTTTCCGTCAATTCCGCATCTCTCCGGCCATCTTCGCTTCGGTGACAACCTTGAAGACGAATGGTTCGTGGTTTACCTTCTGTTCCACATCTCCAGAACCTTCCCTAACCTCTCTATCCGAGTTTGGGATTCAGACGGCGAGTTCTTGCTCATCGAGTCCGCCTTCCACCTCCCTAAATGGCTCAACCCAGATACCTCTCTGAACCGCGTGTTCATCCGCCGCGGCCTACTACATATAATTCCGAAATCCATTCTTCCAGGCACACCTGATTTGGAGGACTCATTGCGGGTTTTGGTGAGCAGAGATGATGATCCCAGATTGATGGCACCTGATGCCGTTCAGTTTCATTTGAGCAAGAGAATTGGGCAGTATCCGGAGCATGCTTACAGGAACGTTCATAGAGTAAGAATTGCAGTCCCCGTGTCTGTAGCGTGGGTGTTGAGGAAAGAGCCGAGCTTGGTATCGTTTGCTGTGGAGGGGTTCTATGACAGGGATATCGACGGTATGAAGTTTGCGGTAAAAATGGAGAAGTTTTTGCCCACTGGGAAGGAGGAAGAGATGGTGGAGGTGGTTGTGAGGATGCCTAGGGCCATGTATGCGCAGTTGGTGCAGCAGAGGTTTCAGGCGCCGCGATGCTATCCCATGCCTGACAGGAGCAATGTGGGGAAGTATGTGGAGGCGGAACTTGGGATGAAGATCGCCTGTGGGTTCGAGATGATGTATCAGCTGAGGAAGAAACAAACCGATGAAGGGAAGGGGAGTACTTGGGAGGTTTATAGGGAGAGCTTGGAGAGGAGTGGGCTATTTGAAGGGCTGTTGCAGGGGTCGAAAGAATATAAGAGATTGTTAGAAAATGCTGAGGAAAATTACAAGAATAGTTTTTTGCCAGGTAGAGCCAG TGAAGTGTTGAATGCTCCCGTGAGATGCATAGATGACATACTTGCTCTTCCTTATTCGGTGGATGATTTCAAAGGTCTGGAGCTTCCTCAATCAGATGATGATTCGTGGCTGTATGGTGGGGAAGATGAATTAAATGCTGCCCTCCAGGAGAGGCAAAAGGAGGTGGAATTCTATGATTTGAAACGGAAGAAGAAACACAACTTGAAAGAGCAGAAGGATGGAAATTTGGACAAAAGTTTTGACGACTATGATCTTGGGGATATCACTAAATCGATGGATgcatttgttaaaaaaatttcaagttaTGAAGGAGCCGAGGTTCCTGAGGACAG AAACCTAGAAGATTTGGATTTTGATGCGGATCAATTTATGAAGCACATAGAGTCGGCTATGGGAGTGCATGGTTCTAAAGATGATGGAAGTGATGTTGATCTCGAAGAAGAGTCTATGTCAGACATGGATTTTG ATGACTATGAGGACAAGAGCGACCACTCAGAGGACATTGAAGATGGTGGGGAGGCTTTCATGGATTCCTATTCGGATGCCCTGAACCAGGAATTGAAAGCCACAACGCTGAACAAAACTTTTGTACATGCAAAGGAACAGTCTTCAAGAAAGAAAGATGAG GGAACTTCGGGTGTGAGCGATGAGATGGAGTTCACTCCCGTTGACGTTGATTTCAACCTAGTAAAGAATTTGCTCGAGTCTGTTTCATCTCAAGAAGGACTTCCCGGCCCTGCTTCAAACCTTCTTGGACTAATGGGTGTAAAACTGCCTGATGAAGCTGGTAAAGACAAATAA
- the LOC140841765 gene encoding kinase-interacting protein 1-like, translated as MLQKAANNAYSWWWASHIRTKQSKWLDQSLQDMEEKVQNMLKLIEEDGDSFAKRAEMYYKRRPELISSVEEAFKAFRALADRYDLLSKELQNANHTIATVFPEQVQFAMDEDDESAMAKAVKNSQIPGMNTGNDVPKVPKAPVKNLKVLLTTASKQLQSEKVSNASKTVPKSGLTEEEAVEEIDRLQKDILSLQTVKEFVKSSYESGLAKYWGIENQIMEMQQKVCRLQDEFNVDAVIEDDEARKLMAETALKSCHEKLSQLEEKQKRSVLEARQQHAKIESAQERLKSLRHEYPLEQIDDDDNDAKCRHVDDKSQSSTKEEVKVIQQIEGAEVSIEKVGDELDMGSMESLTVTELVEKIDKLVNKVITLEIEVLSQTVLINTLKTEADDLHAQILVLEEEKKTLVDGTHILTTRLKEMEEKLRKLQELNKNVESQNSNLQMNFTEAHSSLDHLSDKLSSIRPDEESEETNSSQDQENKPSPGGAEKSNSASKTENVEDVKEMDTTVEGNGLNKTTVTFSEQKPKELVLVDHSGDFINAQGKGSTEKEEELNWQQMLLSGMEDREKILLKEYTTILRSYKDIKKKLSDMEKREREDQFDILLQIRELKNGIAKRDGEIHCLRQKLNLPQENDINDDSTQLSEPESKTMNSEVEENSSTVKEDVKSVFIYRTPSICAVEEKLRTNIDAILDENLDFWLRFSTAFHQIQKFKTEVQDLQDEISKLSGKKVQVGSVTSEQKSEVWPIYKHLREIQIELTAWLEQSVPLKDELKRRFSSLCNIQEEITKALKEGVEEEEIRFSSHQAAKFQGEILNMKQENNKVREELQTGLDNVSTLQLQIEKSLRKLNEEFGISSDQPQLKQAMSRAKIPLRAFIFGTRQKKQKHSIFSCMHPTRRFHLQRGGAPP; from the exons ATGTTGCAGAAAGCTGCAAACAATGCATACTCATGGTGGTGGGCTAGTCACATTAGGACAAAGCAATCCAAATGGCTGGATCAAAGCCTTCAAG atatggaagaaaaagtgcAGAATATGCTTAAACTCATTGAAGAAGATGGAGACTCTTTCGCCAAAAGAGCTGAGATGTACTACAAGAGGAGGCCAGAGCTCATCAGCTCTGTGGAGGAAGCCTTCAAGGCATTCCGAGCGTTGGCCGATCGTTACGACCTCTTATCCAAAGAGTTGCAAAATGCCAACCATACAATAGCAACAGTTTTCCCAGAACAAGTCCAGTTTGCTATGGACGAAGATGATGAATCTGCCATGGCGAAAGCAGTCAAGAATTCTCAAATACCGGGAATGAATACAGGTAACGATGTTCCAAAAGTTCCTAAGGCGCCagtcaaaaatttaaaagtgtTGTTAACAACTGCTTCAAAGCAACTGCAATCTGAGAAAGTATCAAACGCCAGTAAAACTGTTCCAAAATCTGGCTTGACCGAGGAAGAAGCTGTCGAGGAGATTGATAGGCTTCAGAAAGATATTCTATCCTTGCAAACCGTTAAAGAGTTTGTTAAGAGTTCATATGAAAGTGGGCTTGCGAAATATTGGGGAATCGAAAACCAGATTATGGAAATGCAGCAGAAAGTGTGCAGGTTGCAAGATGAATTCAATGTGGATGCGGTCATCGAGGACGATGAGGCAAGAAAGTTGATGGCTGAAACAGCACTTAAGTCGTGTCATGAAAAGTTGTCTCAGTTGGAGGAGAAACAAAAAAGGTCTGTTCTAGAAGCCAGACAGCAACACGCTAAGATAGAATCTGCTCAAGAACGCCTTAAATCCCTGAGGCACGAGTATCCGTTGGAACAAATTGATGATGATGACAATGATGCTAAATGTAGACATGTGGATGATAAGTCGCAAAGCTCAACTAAAGAAGAGGTCAAGGTGATACAACAGATCGAGGGTGCTGAGGTATCAATAGAGAAAGTTGGAGACGAATTGGATATGGGATCAATGGAATCTCTCACAGTGACAGAGTTGGTAGAAAAGATTGACAAACTTGTCAACAAGGTGATAACCTTAGAAATTGAGGTGTTGTCTCAAACGGTTCTTATTAACACGCTAAAGACTGAagcagatgatctgcatgcgcagattttggttttggaagagGAAAAAAAGACACTGGTAGATGGAACACACATTTTGACCACCAGGTTGAAAGAAATGGAGGAGAAATTGAGAAAGCTTCAGGAACTAAACAAGAATGTTGAGAGCCAAAACAGCAATCTGCAAATGAACTTTACAGAAGCCCACAGTAGTCTTGATCACCTGTCCGATAAATTAAGTAGCATTAGGCCAGATGAGGAGTCCGAGGAGACAAATTCATCGCAAGATCAGGAAAATAAGCCAAGTCCAGGTGGTGCTGAAAAATCTAATAGTGCTTCAAAAACAGAAAATGTGGAGGATGTGAAGGAAATGGATACGACAGTTGAGGGTAATGGTTTGAATAAAACAACAGTCACATTTTCGGAGCAGAAGCCGAAGGAACTCGTTCTTGTGGATCATTCAGGTGATTTTATAAATGCTCAAGGGAAAGGATCAAcagaaaaagaagaagagctAAATTGGCAGCAGATGCTCTTGAGTGGAATGGAGGATAGAGAGAAAATTCTACTGAAAGAGTATACGACGATCCTGAGGAGTTACAAGGACATTAAGAAAAAGCTCAGTGACATGGAGAAAAGAGAGAGAGAGGACCAATTTGACATCCTATTGCAAATACGAGAGCTTAAGAATGGTATAGCCAAAAGGGACGGAGAAATTCATTGTCTGCGCCAAAAGTTGAATCTACCTCAAGAAAATGACATAAATGACGATAGCACTCAGCTATCTGAACCTGAATCAAAAACCATGAATTCAGAAGTGGAAGAAAATTCTTCTACAGTCAAAGAAGATGTAAAGTCGGTTTTCATATATAGAACTCCATCAATTTGTGCTGTTGAAGAGAAGCTTCGTACAAACATCGATGCGATACTGGATGAGAACCTGGATTTCTGGTTAAGATTTAGCACCGCCTTTCATCAGATTCAgaagttcaaaaccgaagttcAAGATCTGCAGGATGAAATATCGAAGCTTTCAGGAAAAAAGGTCCAAGTGGGAAGTGTTACAAGTGAGCAAAAATCAGAGGTCTGGCCAATCTACAAGCACTTGAGAGAGATACAGATTGAACTTACCGCTTGGTTGGAGCAAAGCGTACCCTTAAAAGATGAGCTGAAACGCAGGTTCTCATCATTGTGCAACATTCAGGAGGAAATCACGAAAGCTTTGAAGGAGGGTGTTGAAGAAGAGGAAATCCGATTTAGTAGTCATCAAGCTGCAAAATTTCAAGGCGAGATTTTGAACATGAAACAAGAGAATAACAAGGTTAGAGAAGAGCTACAAACTGGATTAGATAATGTAAGCACACTTCAACTTCAAATAGAAAAATCGCTAAGAAAATTGAACGAAGAGTTTGGCATCTCTAGTGATCAACCACAACTGAAGCAAGCCATGAGCAGGGCGAAGATCCCTTTACGTGCATTTATCTTCGGAACGAGACAAAAGAAGCAGAAACATTCTATATTCTCCTGTATGCATCCGACTAGAAGATTCCATCTCCAAAGGGGTGGTGCGCCTCCCTGA